In the genome of Streptomyces sp. NBC_00259, the window GCCGTCGCCCGAGTGGCTCGACCACGCCCGTACCCCCGCCGCGCGGATCGCGATCACCAGCTGGCTCGCCGAGCATCCCGAAGGGGTCAAGCCGCCGGCCGCCGCGCCGCGCGCACCCGTCGCCTCGACCGCGGGCCGCCGCGCCGCGGCGAACGCGGTGGCCGAGCTGCCCGGCCTCCCCGGGGCGACCGCCCGCCTCGCCGGCTGTTGCACCCCCGTGCCGCCGGACGCGATCACCGGATTCGCCGTGCGCGGGGGAGTCGTCACCGTGCACCGCGAGGAGTGCCCCGCCGTGTCCCGCATGCGCGCCATGGGACGGGAGCCGGTCGAGGTGCGCTGGGGCCGGGCGGCCGCCTGCCGGGTCACCCTGGTCGCCGAGTCGTTCGGCAGGACCCGTCTCCTCGCCGATCTCACCGAGACCATCGCGACGGCCGGCGCGGCGATCGTCTCCGCCACCGTGGAACCACCGAGCGAGCAGCGCGTACGGCACACGTACACGCTGCAGCTCCCGGACGCCGCCGGACTTCCCGCGCTGATGCGGGCGATGCGCGATGTGGCAGGGGTGTACGACGTGAGCCGGGCCCAGCACCCGGCCGGCACCATCTGATCCGCGACCCGGACACGGCCTCCGCGGCCGCGCCTGGCCCGACCGTCTCGACCGAGCGCGGCATCCCGGACCGCCCGACCGATCCGGCCCCTGCGCCTGATCCGGCCCCTGCGTCCCGGCCCGGTCGCTCCGACCCGGGCCCCGCGTCCGGCTTTGCCCGATCCCCTCTGACGCCGTTCGGGTGTGCGCGGAGCGAGCCGTCACGCTCTGCGATCGTCGCGCTGATAGCGGTGATGCATGCTGCTCACCTCTCGACGCCTCCGGGCCGCACTGCTCGTCGCCGCCTCGGCCACCCTCGTCGCGGCCGTACTCCCCGCTCCCGAACCGCTCGGCATCGGAGACCCGCTCTTCCCTCACCTCGGCAATCCCGGGTACGACGTCCTCACGTACGACATCGCGTTCACCTATCGCGGCCCGAACACCAAGCCGCTGGACGCCGTCACGAAGATCGACGCGCGGGCGACCGAACGCCTGGAACGGATCAACCTCGACTTCACCGACGGCACCGTACGGACGGTCGAGGTGAACGGCAGCAGTGCCGAGTTCGCCGCCGCCGGCGAGGACCTGGTGATCACCCCCCGGCAAGCCGTCGACACGGGTGAGCCGCTGACCATCACCGTCACCCACACCAGCGACCCGAACGGCGAAGCCGGCGGCTGGGTGCGCACCACCGACGGTCTGGCGATGGCCAACCAGGCCGACGCCGCCCACCGTGTCTTCCCCTGCAACGACCACCCGGCCGACAAGGCCCTCTTCACCTTCCGGATCACGGCTCCGGCGGGACTGACGGCGGTGGCCAACGGTCTTCCGGTGGCGACCGCCCGTACCGGCGGGACCACGACCTGGCTGTACCGCACCCGGCACCCCATGGCGACCGAGCTCGCCCAGGTCAGCATCGGCAAGTCGACCGTCGTCCACCGTGAGGGGCCGCACGGGCTGCCGCTGCGTGACGTCGTGCCGACCGCCGACCGTGCGCTGCTCGAACCCTGGCTGAAGAAGACCCCGGCGCAGATGGCCTGGATGGAGAGCAAGGTCGGGCCCTATCCGTTCGAGACCTACGGACTGCTGGTGGCGCAGGCCGACACCGGTTTCGAGCTGGAGACCCAGACCCTCTCGCTGTTCGAGAAGTCGGTCTTCACCCGCGGCGAGTTCCCGCAGTGGTACGTCGACTCGGTCATGGTGCACGAGCTGGCCCACCAGTGGTTCGGGAACAGCGTCTCGCCCCGCGGCTGGGCGGATCTCTGGCTGAACGAGGGACACGCCACCTGGTACGGGTCG includes:
- a CDS encoding M1 family metallopeptidase, which translates into the protein MLLTSRRLRAALLVAASATLVAAVLPAPEPLGIGDPLFPHLGNPGYDVLTYDIAFTYRGPNTKPLDAVTKIDARATERLERINLDFTDGTVRTVEVNGSSAEFAAAGEDLVITPRQAVDTGEPLTITVTHTSDPNGEAGGWVRTTDGLAMANQADAAHRVFPCNDHPADKALFTFRITAPAGLTAVANGLPVATARTGGTTTWLYRTRHPMATELAQVSIGKSTVVHREGPHGLPLRDVVPTADRALLEPWLKKTPAQMAWMESKVGPYPFETYGLLVAQADTGFELETQTLSLFEKSVFTRGEFPQWYVDSVMVHELAHQWFGNSVSPRGWADLWLNEGHATWYGSLYAEEHAKRSLEKHMREAYAQSDGWRAAGGPPAAPKPAAPGQQLGLFRPIVYDGSALVLYALRQEIGKDKFEALERAWVAEHRDGTATTADFTALASRISGRDLSAFLKAWLYGEKTPKMPGHPQWRSEAPASKRTQAPGVKQPRKR